The Arcobacter porcinus sequence AAAGTTTGGACTTGGAAGTGCTGATTCAGCTCAAGCTGCAATTTTACCTCTTAAATATTTAGAAAATGAGTTAAAAGATGATATTAAAGATGTTCAAATCATAAGATATAACTCTGATTTAGGCAAACATGGAGATACAGGAAGAAGTGAATTTGATGTCTTAGAAGATATTAAAAATGATAAGCTTGATGCTGGTGCTATTGGAGTTAGCACTTGGGTTAGAATTATTGAAGAAGGACTTTTTCCAGATGGTGAAATAGAAGCTTTTTATACAAGCGAAGGTTATTGCCACTGTAATTTTACAGCACTTGATAATTTAGATGAAAATATTAAAAAGACTTTTATAGATATGATGCTAAAACAAGATCCAAATGATCCTATTATTAAAAAAATGATGCAGATGGAAGGTCTTAACAAATGGGTTCTTACAACAGAAAAAGAGCTTAAAGGCTATGATGTTTTAACAGAAGCTATGAAAGAGCAAGATTTGATAAAAAACAATTGGTAAAATTAGGGTATTAATTACCCTAATTAAAAAAAAACAGAACTAAAAAATATCCTATAAAACATAAGTATATAAATAGAAGTAAAGTTAAATAAAAGGGTTTTATTCCAACCTCTTTAAACTTTTTAAGATTTGTATTTAATCCTAAAGCAAACATTGCCATTGTTAAAACTGTCATATCTATGTAATTTATTGTCTTTATTGTTTTAATATTTAAAAAATCAAAAGAGTTAAAAGCAACAACAACTATAAAAATTACTGCAAACCAAGGAATTATAATTTTGCTTTTTGCTCTTATATTTTCACTATTTGGAAATTTAATCAAAAAATATGATAAAAGAAGTAAAAATGGAACCAAAAACATAACTCTAATCATTTTTACAATTATTGCACTATTTGTAGCTTCATCACTTACCATATTTCCTGCTGCAACAACATTTGCAACTTCATGCAAAACTGCACCAAAATAGATTCCTATTTGATTGTTATCCAAAGGTATTAATCCAATATTGTATAAAAAAGGTAACAAAAACATCCCAATTGATCCAAAAATAACAACAAAAGATACAGCAATTGCACTTTTATATGACTCATTTTTTAAAACACCAGATGTTGCCATAACAGCAGCTGCTCCACAAATAGATGCTCCTGAGCTACATAAGATTGTTACTTCTCTATCAAGTTTTAATACTTTAACTCCAATAAAATACCCTAAAATAAAAGTTGAAAAAACTATAAAAAAAGCTACAAAAACTCCACCAAAACCAACATTTGCAATATCTTGAAAACTAAGTCTAAAACCATACAATATAATTCCAACTCTTAGAAGTTTTTTTGCACTAAATGTTATAGCTTGATTATATTTATCAAAAAAGCTCTCTTTTATTGTATTTGCAAAAAATATCCCTAAAATAATTCCAACGATTAATGGGCTTATTGCCAAACTTGAAACTATTTTTGAATTTGCAATAGATATTGATATTATTGCAAAAACAAATATTACTAATGTTCCTATTATTAATAATTTTATATCTTGATTATTTGTTTTCATAATAAATCTCCTTTAATTTTAAAACTATATTCTTATTTTTTTAATTTGTAAAATATATTATTTTTAATATAATAATAAATAATTTTAATAAGGAAAAATATGACACTAAAAGAGTTAAGTTTTTTTTATAAACTTTGTGAAAATTCCCAAGTAACACAGGTGGCAAGTGAGTTAAATATAAGTCAATCAGCTATTTCATTAGCTATAAAATCACTTGAAAGTAGTCTAAATGAACAACTATTTGATAGAATTGGTAAAAAACTAATACTAAATGAAAAGGGGAAATATTTTAAAGAAAAAACTTACTCTCACTATCTAGCACTTGTTGATGCAAAAACAATTTTTCAAGAGAATAAACTAGCTGGACATATAAAAATAGCAGCAAGTAAAACAATATCAAACTATATTATGCCTAATATTTATTTTGATTTTTTATCAAAATATAAGGATGTAAAACTCGATATTTTAACAATAAATTCAAGCAAAATAATAGATAAAATTTTAAAAAGTGAACTTGATATTGGACTTATTGAAGTAGATATACAAAATAGTAATTTAGTCAAAGAGAAGTTATCAAATGATGAGCTAATAGTTGTTACAAGTGATAAAGAGTATAAAAAAGAGAGTTTTATTGATACTATTGATAAAAAATGGATTTTAAGAGAGCTTGGAAGTGGAACTAGAGAGATCTTTATAGCAAAAATTGGAGAAATTGCAAAAGAGTTAGATATTTTTATGCAACTACAAGATTTTGAAGAGATAAAAACTATTGTTTTAAACAACTCAAATACAGTAACTGCTATTTCAAAAGTAGTTGTGAAAAAAGAGTTAGAAGAGAAAAAATTGTTTGAAATAAAATTAAAAAATTTAAAGCTACAAAGAGAGTTCTATCTAATTTATCATAAAGAGAAATCAAAAAACCTACTTTTTGAAACCTTTATTGAGTTTATAAAAAGTAGATTTAATTAATATATTTTATTTTTGTCTTAAAATAACAACTGTTGCAACAGCTGATATTAAAATCCCTATAAAAATACCAAAACTTATAGTTTGTTTATCAAAAATATAAACCAATACTGCAACCATTGCGGGACTTAAATATGTATATGCCATAAGCTTCTTTGAACCTAAAACAATAGATGCTTTTTGATATAAAAATAGAGTTATTACAGTTGTTACTATACTTAAATAAAGCATTAAATATAGTAAATTTCCCTCTATTTTGTCCCATTGTAAAGCTATATCTAAAACTTGCATAGATAAAAACATCCAAATAATCCCACCCAAAAGTGTAGAAAAAACTAAAACAAGTAAAATATCTCCATCTTTATGTAAAAGTTTTAAAAATATTGAGTAAAAAGCCATAGATACACAAGCAATTAAAAATATAATATCTCCATAATTTAAAGAAAAATGTAAAAACAAAGATAAATTTGATTTAAAAACAACAATTAATGTTCCAATCATAGCTATTAAATATATGATTAATTGCTTAAAACTAATCTTATCCTTAAAGAAAAATATACATAAAATTGCAGTCATTAGAGGAACTAAAGTGTATAAAGTACTTGTATTTAATACTGTTGTTGTTTCAAGTGCTTTAAACATTCCGATAAAATAAATTGAATAAAAAAAGCTTATTATTAAACCTCTTTTAAAAGTAGACTTAAATTTTTCTCTATACTCTTTTTTTATAAATATTGGACTTAAAACCAAAGTTGCTAGGACAAATCTATACATAGTAATTGAAATTGGGTCAATAATACCTGAGAGTTTACCAGAAACCAAAAATGAACTAGCAATCAAAATAGTTGCTAAAAGTACATATAAATGAGCTTTTATTGTTTCATTCATTATAAACTCTTTAACTTATTTATATGTTCAATATAATTTTTTGCTTGAACTTCTAAATCTTCATCACTTATTACAAAAGTTTCATAAGTAACAAATGGTTTTTCATAATTCATTTTTATATAATTTGCTGTCGCTTCAAATGGTTTTAAGAACTCCTCAATACTATATTTATTTGCACCATTTTGGCTAAATTCTTTTGAATTAGCTCCTGTACTAGTGCAAATAGAAAGGATTTTATTCTCTAATATATAATTATCTCCATAAGCAAAATCATACTCTAAAACTACATCTAACCACTCTTTTAGAAGTGCTGGTGAACTTAGCCAATACATTGGAAATTGAAAAATTATAATATCATTTTCAACTAATAATTTTTGCTCTTTTTTTACATCTATTTTAAAATCTGAATATTTTTTATAAAGATTATTTACTGTTACATTTGACTCTTTACTTGCAAATTCAAGTAAAGCTTTATTTACTCTTGACTCGTTATCTAAATTTGGATGAACTACATTGATTAAAACTTTTTTCATTTTACTATCCTTTAAAAAATTTAAAGAATAATAGATGATTTATAAAATAAAATCATTTACATATGTTGATTTATTTACTATTTTTTAGTTTACTTCTAATTCTACTTAGTTGAGTTGCAGTAATACCTAAATGGTCTGCTATATAGTGTAAAGGTATCCTGTTTTCAATATTTGGATTGTTTTTTATCAAGTTTTGGTATCGCAGTTTTGCATCATCAAGTATTAAAGAAATCTCATTTTTCTCTTTTACAATAACCCAATTTTTTTCTAAATAGTTTATATAAAAGTTTTTAAACTCATCGTACTTTGAAATAAGTTCTTTATATTTATCATAGTCAATAAAGATTAAACTACAATCTTCTAAAGCTTCAATACTCAAATAAGAAGTCTCTTTTGTAAGTAAAGATACTTTTGAAGTAGAAAAATAGTTTTCAATAAATAGATTTTTTGTGTAAGTTTTTCCATTTTCATCTAAATAGTAAGTTCGTAAAACTCCTTTGCAAATAAAATATATATATTTTGCTTTTGAGTAATTATCTAGTAAAATTTCACCTTTTTTTATCTCTTTAAAAAAAGTAATATCTTTTAGTTTCTCAAATCTTTCATCATCAAAAACAAAATATTCATCACAAGCTTTTCTAAACTGTTTATAAAAATCTTTTATCAAGACTTTTGCCTTAAAATGATAATTGTAGCAAATGCAGATAATAAAATACCACCTAAAACTCCAAAAGAGATAGTTTGCCCTTCAAATAAAAACATTATTATTGTAACTATTGCTGGATTTAGATAAATATATGCCATCATCTTTTTTGCACCCAAAACTAAAGTTGCTTTTTGATATAAAAAAAGAGTTATTATTGTAGTACCAACAATCAAATAAAGAAGTGAATAGTAATGATTTAACTCTAACTTATCCCACTCATAAGATATATTCAAAATCTGCATAGTTAAACTCATCCAGATAACTCCACCAAAAAGTGTAGCAAAAACTAAAACAAGCAATTCATCTTTTTTGCTATATAAAAGTTTTATAAATATTGGATACAAAGCCATAGAAAAAGAGGCTATTAAAAACACAATATCACCTCTATTTAGGCTTAGTGATAAAAACAAAGAGAAATCAGCATTAAACACAACTACGCAAGTTGAAATTATCCCTAAAATATATACAAACAACTGTTTTAAAACAATTTTTTCCTTAAAGAAAAATATACATAAAATTGCTGTCATTAAAGGAACTAAAGTATAAATAGAGCCTGTATTTAAAACTGTTGTATACTCCAAAGCTTTGAACATTCCAATAAAATATAAAGAGTAAAAAAGGCTTATAACCATAGCTTTTGGCAAAAATTTTGGTACAGCTTTTACTCTATTTTTATTAAAAATTACAAGTGGTGATAAAAAAATAAGTGCTAAAACAAATCTATAAAGAGTTAATGATATTGCATCTATTGTGCTTGAAAGTTTATATGATGCAAGAAATGATCCTGCTATAAAAATTGTTGCTATTACTACATAAATATGAGCTTTTGTTGATTGTTGCAAAACTTTACCTTAATTGATTTTTATTTATATTTTATCTAATATTTACTAAAATAGGCTTCTACAAAAGCTAGGACGACCTAGCCTCTTTACTCATTCAAGGACGGCCTTAAATTTTTCAAAAGGATTTTTATGAGTTGGACAATACTATTTTTAGCAGGTATTTTTGAGATATTTTGGGCAGTTGGTTTAAAATATAGTGATGGGTTTACAAAACTATTTCCAACTATTTTTACTATTGTTACTATGATTATTAGTTTTTATCTTCTTAGCCTTGCTTTAAAAGCTCTTCCTATTGGTACAGCTTATGCTGTTTGGGTAGGTATTGGAACAGTTGGAACTGTAATTGCTGGAATATTTTTATTTGGTGAATCTATGAATTTACTTAGAATTATAAGTATTATTTTTATTTTAATAGGAATAATTGGTCTTAAATTTACTACAAATTAAAAATATATGTAAAAGTAGAACCTTGATTCTCTTTTGATTCAAGATTTACTTTTACACAATTTTTTAGGCATATATTTTTTACAATACTAAGCCCTATTCCAAAACCACCTGTGATATTATCACCTCTATAATATCTTTCAAAAACAGTTGATGTATCTTTTATACCAATTCCCTCATCTTTGAAAACTAACTCTAGTTTATTATCTTTTTTCTCTAGTTTTACATAGATATTTGAATTGTTTTTTGAGTATTTAATAGCATTTGATAAGTTATTATCAACTATTCTATATAGCTCTATTTCATTGAAAAAGATATCTATATTTTGTTCTATATTTTTATGAAAAACTATACTTTTGCTTGTTGCTAAATCATTAAAAAACTCAACTCTTTTTTCTAAAAATGAAGATATATTCATATATCTTTTCTCTTCTTTTACTGCATTTTGTTGCATATAGTATTCTAAATCTTCATAAATAATTGTCATATTTTTTAGTGCTGATTTTACTCTTAATATATTTTTATCATTTTTAAGTTTTAGTGAAAGCATATCAATATTTATTCTAGCAACTCCAATAGGAGTTTTAAGCTCATGCATAGCATCTTTTAAAAACTCATCTAAATAAGTATTTAGCTTTTTATATGGCTCAATACTCTGTTTTATAACAAGAAAAGATAGAACAAAAATAAACAGACTAACAATTGAAATAAGTATTAATACATTATAAATAACTTCACTATAATCAATATCTTTACAAACAACTAAATAGTTTTTATCTAAAATATTATTTACTAAAACTTTTTTATAACAAAAAACATCACTATATGCTTTATAATCATTTTCAAAAAAATCTAAAGATTGATTTGTAGAAAAAATCTCATTTTTATTCTCATCAAAAATAGTTGAATAAAATATATTTGATCTAGGAAAATAGAATATCTCTCCATTTTGTTCAGTAAAATTATCTATTTTTAGAACAACTTGATTTGAGTAGTTTTGTAAATCTAATCTATCTTTTATATCCTGATTTTTTATACTTGCATCAATATAAAAATATATTGGAATAAAAGCTATAAAAAGTGTAATAAGTGCTTGAATTAAAATATATTTTAATTCACTTCTACTATTTTTCAATTTTATATCCTAAAAATCTTTTTGTAATAATAAAGTCATTGCTCGTTTTTTCTCTAACTCTTTTTATGCACATTCTAATATCTGCATATGATATATCTTTATTTTCCCAAACATTATCATGTAAACTCTCAATAGATACAAAAAAACCTCTATTTTGAACCAAAAAAGATACAAGTTCTAACTCTTTTTGTGATAATTCTATTAAATTATCATTTCTATAAAGAGCCATTTTTTTGATTGAGAATTTATAGTTTAAACTTAAATCTATTAAATCTTCACTACTTTGAAAATGGTTCTTTATCTGTTGTTCAATTCTATGTTTTAACTCAATCATATCAAAAGGTTTTCTTATATAATCATTACAACCTAAAGTATATCCATGGCTTAAATCATTTATATCTGTAAGTGAAGTTAAAATTATAATTGGAGTATCAATAGAAGCTTCTCTTACATATTTTACAATAGAAAAACCATCTATTTTTGGAACTCTAATATCAAGTAAAAGAAGATCATACTTTGTATCAAAAATAGCATTTAGTGCTTTTTCTCCATCTTCAAAATCATCTACTTCAAATTCTAACTCTTCCAAAAACTCTTTGATTGATTCTTTATACAAATAATCATCTTCAAGCAAAAGTATCTTTATCATTTTATTATAATTCTCTTCTCTAAACTATTTTGAATATCTCCTGTATGATTGCTATCTTTTATCTCTCCATGATAGTTATAATTAGGAAGATATACAAAATTCTTTATATATTTATCAAATGATAAAACTAAAATACCTGCACTCTTATTTTCAAAACTTCCTAAAGAGATTTTAGAATATATTTTTGAGCTATTTTCTATAAAAAATTTATCACTATTTATAAGAGTTAATAGTGTTTTATCATTTAATTCATCAATACTATTGTGTAAAACTACAAAATTATCTATTCTTTTATTATTTTTATATAGTTTTGCAATCTCTAAAAAATCATCTTCAAGTAAAATAGCAGATGATATTCCTAAACTTTTCAATCTATAAACTAAATCTTTGAAATCAACTATTATCTCAATTGAGCCTATAAATTCCATATTTTTATTATAAATTGGAGCAATTGCTTTTATATTAAATCTTTTTCCTAGTTCACTTGATACAAAAGGTTTTTGATTAGTTTTTACCTTAACAAGTCCTTCTCTAAAGCTCGATAAATTTTCTCCAAAATCTTTATCCTCCCAACTTCTAGTAAATACTTCAAGATTCTTTGTATGAATTTGAACATCAATATCATGTTTTGTATATGTTTTGATAATATCTAATATTTTTAAAAGCTCTTTTTTTAACTCTATATTATTTTTATTTTCTAAATTTTTAACAATCTCTTGATTTCGTGAAAACATTAAAGCTAAAGACAAAGCTTGATTTTTTTGATTTTCTAACTCATTTTCAATAATTTGGATTTGATTTGACACAAATATGTCAAGATTTTTTTTATCTAAAATATTATTGTATTTATTTAAAAAGTATATAAAAAAAAGAACCAAAATAATAAAAAGTATAACTATCTTTTTGTAGGTTTTTATAAAAGGAAGTATCATTTAAGATACTCCTTTTTACTATTTAATGATATTTCCATAAGGTCCGAATTTTCTTTCTATTGGGTCTTTACCTTCAATATAAGCATCAGGTGCTTTTACAGCTGCTGATGGGAAATCTTTATCTCTATTTGGTTTTTCAGGTCTTTCATGAGTATCTAAATTCATGTAAGCTGCAACATTATAAGCCTCTTCATCT is a genomic window containing:
- a CDS encoding phosphate/phosphite/phosphonate ABC transporter substrate-binding protein, with the translated sequence MKKPIVVGSVAYDPKIVTIWDIIRDYFNDNGVRLDYMLFSNYEAQIEYLLSGKIDLAWNTNVAWVRTYELSNHKAQALLMRDTDIDFKSVFITKAKSGIKSVQDLKGKKFGLGSADSAQAAILPLKYLENELKDDIKDVQIIRYNSDLGKHGDTGRSEFDVLEDIKNDKLDAGAIGVSTWVRIIEEGLFPDGEIEAFYTSEGYCHCNFTALDNLDENIKKTFIDMMLKQDPNDPIIKKMMQMEGLNKWVLTTEKELKGYDVLTEAMKEQDLIKNNW
- a CDS encoding YeiH family protein, with amino-acid sequence MKTNNQDIKLLIIGTLVIFVFAIISISIANSKIVSSLAISPLIVGIILGIFFANTIKESFFDKYNQAITFSAKKLLRVGIILYGFRLSFQDIANVGFGGVFVAFFIVFSTFILGYFIGVKVLKLDREVTILCSSGASICGAAAVMATSGVLKNESYKSAIAVSFVVIFGSIGMFLLPFLYNIGLIPLDNNQIGIYFGAVLHEVANVVAAGNMVSDEATNSAIIVKMIRVMFLVPFLLLLSYFLIKFPNSENIRAKSKIIIPWFAVIFIVVVAFNSFDFLNIKTIKTINYIDMTVLTMAMFALGLNTNLKKFKEVGIKPFYLTLLLFIYLCFIGYFLVLFFFN
- a CDS encoding LysR family transcriptional regulator, with protein sequence MTLKELSFFYKLCENSQVTQVASELNISQSAISLAIKSLESSLNEQLFDRIGKKLILNEKGKYFKEKTYSHYLALVDAKTIFQENKLAGHIKIAASKTISNYIMPNIYFDFLSKYKDVKLDILTINSSKIIDKILKSELDIGLIEVDIQNSNLVKEKLSNDELIVVTSDKEYKKESFIDTIDKKWILRELGSGTREIFIAKIGEIAKELDIFMQLQDFEEIKTIVLNNSNTVTAISKVVVKKELEEKKLFEIKLKNLKLQREFYLIYHKEKSKNLLFETFIEFIKSRFN
- a CDS encoding DMT family transporter gives rise to the protein MNETIKAHLYVLLATILIASSFLVSGKLSGIIDPISITMYRFVLATLVLSPIFIKKEYREKFKSTFKRGLIISFFYSIYFIGMFKALETTTVLNTSTLYTLVPLMTAILCIFFFKDKISFKQLIIYLIAMIGTLIVVFKSNLSLFLHFSLNYGDIIFLIACVSMAFYSIFLKLLHKDGDILLVLVFSTLLGGIIWMFLSMQVLDIALQWDKIEGNLLYLMLYLSIVTTVITLFLYQKASIVLGSKKLMAYTYLSPAMVAVLVYIFDKQTISFGIFIGILISAVATVVILRQK
- a CDS encoding NAD(P)H-dependent oxidoreductase, producing MKKVLINVVHPNLDNESRVNKALLEFASKESNVTVNNLYKKYSDFKIDVKKEQKLLVENDIIIFQFPMYWLSSPALLKEWLDVVLEYDFAYGDNYILENKILSICTSTGANSKEFSQNGANKYSIEEFLKPFEATANYIKMNYEKPFVTYETFVISDEDLEVQAKNYIEHINKLKSL
- a CDS encoding Crp/Fnr family transcriptional regulator, with the translated sequence MIKDFYKQFRKACDEYFVFDDERFEKLKDITFFKEIKKGEILLDNYSKAKYIYFICKGVLRTYYLDENGKTYTKNLFIENYFSTSKVSLLTKETSYLSIEALEDCSLIFIDYDKYKELISKYDEFKNFYINYLEKNWVIVKEKNEISLILDDAKLRYQNLIKNNPNIENRIPLHYIADHLGITATQLSRIRSKLKNSK
- a CDS encoding DMT family transporter; the protein is MQQSTKAHIYVVIATIFIAGSFLASYKLSSTIDAISLTLYRFVLALIFLSPLVIFNKNRVKAVPKFLPKAMVISLFYSLYFIGMFKALEYTTVLNTGSIYTLVPLMTAILCIFFFKEKIVLKQLFVYILGIISTCVVVFNADFSLFLSLSLNRGDIVFLIASFSMALYPIFIKLLYSKKDELLVLVFATLFGGVIWMSLTMQILNISYEWDKLELNHYYSLLYLIVGTTIITLFLYQKATLVLGAKKMMAYIYLNPAIVTIIMFLFEGQTISFGVLGGILLSAFATIIILRQKS
- the sugE gene encoding quaternary ammonium compound efflux SMR transporter SugE, producing the protein MSWTILFLAGIFEIFWAVGLKYSDGFTKLFPTIFTIVTMIISFYLLSLALKALPIGTAYAVWVGIGTVGTVIAGIFLFGESMNLLRIISIIFILIGIIGLKFTTN
- a CDS encoding sensor histidine kinase → MKNSRSELKYILIQALITLFIAFIPIYFYIDASIKNQDIKDRLDLQNYSNQVVLKIDNFTEQNGEIFYFPRSNIFYSTIFDENKNEIFSTNQSLDFFENDYKAYSDVFCYKKVLVNNILDKNYLVVCKDIDYSEVIYNVLILISIVSLFIFVLSFLVIKQSIEPYKKLNTYLDEFLKDAMHELKTPIGVARINIDMLSLKLKNDKNILRVKSALKNMTIIYEDLEYYMQQNAVKEEKRYMNISSFLEKRVEFFNDLATSKSIVFHKNIEQNIDIFFNEIELYRIVDNNLSNAIKYSKNNSNIYVKLEKKDNKLELVFKDEGIGIKDTSTVFERYYRGDNITGGFGIGLSIVKNICLKNCVKVNLESKENQGSTFTYIFNL
- a CDS encoding response regulator transcription factor yields the protein MIKILLLEDDYLYKESIKEFLEELEFEVDDFEDGEKALNAIFDTKYDLLLLDIRVPKIDGFSIVKYVREASIDTPIIILTSLTDINDLSHGYTLGCNDYIRKPFDMIELKHRIEQQIKNHFQSSEDLIDLSLNYKFSIKKMALYRNDNLIELSQKELELVSFLVQNRGFFVSIESLHDNVWENKDISYADIRMCIKRVREKTSNDFIITKRFLGYKIEK
- a CDS encoding cache domain-containing protein, whose amino-acid sequence is MILPFIKTYKKIVILFIILVLFFIYFLNKYNNILDKKNLDIFVSNQIQIIENELENQKNQALSLALMFSRNQEIVKNLENKNNIELKKELLKILDIIKTYTKHDIDVQIHTKNLEVFTRSWEDKDFGENLSSFREGLVKVKTNQKPFVSSELGKRFNIKAIAPIYNKNMEFIGSIEIIVDFKDLVYRLKSLGISSAILLEDDFLEIAKLYKNNKRIDNFVVLHNSIDELNDKTLLTLINSDKFFIENSSKIYSKISLGSFENKSAGILVLSFDKYIKNFVYLPNYNYHGEIKDSNHTGDIQNSLEKRIIIK